From one Caldithrix abyssi DSM 13497 genomic stretch:
- a CDS encoding class I SAM-dependent methyltransferase, which translates to MLDQSVSKVEVKGFAARFYDQLLKWGSLGKYERFLKEAIAKMNIEKDDAILDLGCGTGKNACLMARYLGANGRIVGVEIGEEMAAQFEKNCSHLSNVFLLRQSFLEPLPFKKEFDKVFLSFVFHGFTQENRRKIIDNARRALKDDGQLIVLDFNEFDLNEKPLWFRIGFKTIECPLAFEYIRINWKEQLKEWGFEIFEQDVWFMETLRLFKAKIKS; encoded by the coding sequence ATGCTGGATCAATCTGTTTCTAAAGTGGAAGTAAAAGGCTTTGCGGCCCGTTTTTACGACCAGCTATTGAAGTGGGGGAGTTTAGGCAAGTACGAGCGCTTTTTGAAAGAGGCCATTGCTAAGATGAACATTGAAAAAGACGATGCCATTCTGGACCTGGGATGCGGAACGGGGAAAAATGCCTGTTTGATGGCCCGCTATCTTGGTGCGAACGGTCGCATCGTGGGCGTGGAAATCGGCGAAGAGATGGCCGCTCAGTTTGAGAAAAATTGCAGCCATCTGTCAAATGTTTTCCTGTTGCGGCAAAGTTTTCTGGAGCCTCTGCCTTTTAAGAAAGAATTTGACAAAGTTTTTCTCTCTTTTGTTTTTCATGGATTTACACAGGAAAACCGCAGGAAGATCATTGACAATGCGCGTCGGGCATTGAAGGATGACGGCCAGCTCATCGTCCTTGATTTTAATGAATTTGACCTTAATGAAAAGCCCCTGTGGTTCCGGATCGGTTTTAAAACCATTGAGTGTCCGCTGGCTTTTGAATACATCCGCATCAACTGGAAAGAGCAGTTAAAAGAGTGGGGATTTGAAATCTTCGAACAAGATGTGTGGTTCATGGAGACGCTTCGCCTGTTTAAAGCCAAGATAAAGAGTTGA